The Aspergillus fumigatus Af293 chromosome 5, whole genome shotgun sequence nucleotide sequence GGGATCTTCGAAGAATTTGGATCAAGAATATCCTTCATAATCAGTTGCAGACCGTGGGAGTCACAGGGAACCATAAAGGCATGTTTAAGTTCTGGTTTCTCTGACAAGATTCCCCATACTGCTTTCATCACACCGCAAGTATCTGTTGATATCGAGTTGATCCTCTTCCAGTCAACGTCTTTGTCCAATTCGGAAAGGAGAGCATGAAGCCTCGTGAGTATCCAGTCACTAATTGTAGGAGCATCAAGAGTCTGATCTTTCATATCATTCAAATAAAGAAACCATGATCTTGTGGGCGTTGTAACCGTCATTACAATGACCCGTTGGGATCGTATATTTGTGGTCTCATCCACGGTAATATTTAAGAATTGACTTCTCCGTAGCTCCTTCAGAACCTCCCTATGTAACCCATTATAGGACTCCTTTAGGAGATCATCAGCAATTCGGTGGCGGGAGGGTATTTGGTATAAGGGATTTAACGCATAGATAAGGTCTCGTATCTCTTGCTGCTCAAAGAGACTGAAGGGTCTCGCTCCCGTAAAACACACTTGGGCTAGTAAATGATCAATGCTCCTGCCTGACCCAGAGATAGGGAAGCTTAGCgatttttgtttctttccgCTCCCGATCATAGGATCCATTAATACTTGTGCTTTACTACATTTCTTTACATGCTCGCTCTGACGAGTGGTGTTTTTGGCGCGGACTTTAGAGCACCCCAGGCATTTTGCTTGTGGGACCTAGAGATATCAATAATTTGCAGAGAATAGGGTGTTGAATGGTACCTTTTTATTGCCCTGTATGATTTCAAAGCACTTTTGAAGCTCAATCTCAGTATAGTGGATCGTTTCAGCAGAATTTTCAGCCATGTTGACAGTGGGATTGCTACTTCTACAGAATCTATGGGCGAAGATATATATTTGTGACTCTGGTTGCTACCAGTTACTTCAGGCATGCTGGATAAGATAATGAGGCTGGCAGAATTTGACAAAGTTAGTTTCAATTGGTTGCGGAATTTCACCGCTTAGTATGACCAAGCAACCGACCCTCCCATGAAATGTAATTGAAATCGGGAAAAAGGATGAAATTTCAAGATTTCGTAATGAGCTTGTCTGTATTGTCATTACACCAACACTTCCAAGTTCCAACTTGGAAGGTTCCATCCCAAAGTTCCAAGTCCCAGCCGCCCATGGATCGCCCGTACGGGATCCATACGTATGTCCGTATGTCATTAATTCGGATTACAGTTATATAACATTGTCGTAAAATACACGGAAGATAGATATTCCATGGACTTGCTATTTACGGTTTAGCTCCGTTTCGGATGAGGTTTCAGGAAAGAAGTTAGAAGTATAAACATTTGCACCGGTATTGCATCCAGCTGTACCACTTGACGATGGCGGGCCTTTCATCAGCTGCGCTATGTGAtcagcttctcattcttgtcCGCGGATTCGGCGGTGTCTATTTCATTTCGTTGACCACAAGCGTTCTTTGCAACTATCTCCGTCTCCCGGTCCTTCAAGCGCAGAGCGAGATACCGAGTGCCTTTGCCCTTGTACTATTCTTTATGACGGCAGCGGCATTCTGTGGCTTGAGCTTGTTCAACCAATTAGTGCAGCAGTCTTCAAGCCTAGAGCAAACAGCGACTATACTCCTGATAGCTACCTCAACGGCCTCCTTCGTCTACTTCGAGTATACCGACCGATGGGCCCGGGGCCTTTACATGTTCGCCATATTTGTTTTGGGTACTTGGTTCCTTCTGTGCCTCTGGCAAAAGAAAACAACCTTCCTCGCAGTATGTCTGTCTTATGGATCGCTATGTTTAATCCCGGCTATACATGCAATCATGAGTCCGCGCCCGAATCAACCGCGAATCGCAGATGATTTTGTGAAATACTCGGCACTGAATGCTATAGGAGGCCTGGCCTATTGCCTTCAGATTCCCAAAAGAATCTCTGGCCTTAAATCGAGCTCGGCACTTAGCATGAATGTCTGCGTCGTCGTGGCGGCGATAATCTTCTCTGGGAAGCTGTTAGCGGCCCATGGATAACAGGCCCACTTAGTTGGGTCTGCCGAGTGTGATGTACCAAATGAGTGCGCAATTAGAACAGGTCGCTTTTGTGGCAGGGTTGGTTAACTGAGCGTGGAGGAGCCTAGATTAGAATTAAATTATGTGGTTCATCTGCAAAGCAGTCAGCTTCCTCAGTGTCGTCAATGGTTTCACAGTCGTTCTGGAAGTCGCATTAGATGAAGTTGAGTCTTTGTGCCTGCCGGACAATGGTTCGGAAGTGGGCAGAATCCTTCTCCCGAATCTCGACTTTGGTCTCCTCCAGTGCATAAAACTACGAGCCCATTGTCACGACGCCATTCCTGATTAGATGCacttatatattatatattatctcTATTTGGATGATTAAATGTCGATTCCTTCTGATTTACGTCAAGATATAGAATTTTGTCCCGTGAAAATTTAGCTCCTTGAGGTTCCCCTCTAATTTCGTCGattgcatcttcttctggcccgGACAGACCCTTGTTAATGAAGTGAGGAAGATCAGATCACATCTTTGTGTATGAGAGAACCATTCTCTTCCGCCTGTCAGAACAATTACACGGCAAGTCTGGAGAATGCGAAGCCTTGCATGCCACGTATGCATTCAAATTTCTACATTATCCGCAGTAGTACGCTTGCCATGTCTTCGCTGTCGCCTTCAGGACAGCCCACCGGAACTTGGTCCCGAACAGTTTCTGCTGTCGTTTCCTCAGGCTACTCATACACCAGCAGCGCCTAGAGACGAAGTCTACATGTAAGTCTGATCCAAAGAGATTCTCTCAAATTAGATAGATCGCAAGATAAGTCCCAGGACGATAACGCAGTAATTATACCCTAGCCGACTTCCCATGCTCTACAGGCACAGTGCCTAGACCAGCCACTTAAGCAGAGAGCGCCTTGTGAGCGCTATCAAAGGCAGCATTGACTTCAGCAACCTTGGGCTCAGTGCTGCGGTACCTCTCAGCAGGCACCTTCTCCTGCATAGTTGTCTtgaatttctccttctcactcttGAGATCATCCATCATAGCCCTCGCCACGAAGGCCACTCCCGCATCTTTGAAAGCCGGCGCCTGGGTCGGGTCAGCACTACGGGCCATTAAATAGGGAGGGGAATGACATACCTTCTGCTCTGCAGCATTAAGCGCTCCCACAATTTCGGGCTGCAATTGCTGATATGCTGCCAGAACTTCATCTTGGTCCTCATCGCCAAATGCATCAGACTGCTCAATGGTCCTGCGTGTGTCGGCAGTGGAACTCTTCACGCCTTGCATTTTGCTGGCGATGGGGATGACGCCTAAAAGGCCACCGTCCCATCCCTCGATGCTCTCGCGAGCCTTAGAGACGCGTTTTTGCAGAGTATTCATACCCTCGATAGCCTGCTTGGTGTTTACTTCACCCAGGGCGGATGTCGCGAGGGCGACGAGCAGCGCTACTGGGGTCACGCGGGAGAAGAGCATTGTGTCTTAGGAAAGAATGGGATTGGGTTGAAATAAAATCAAGAGTGTACTGTGATTGGGGATGTCTTAAAAGTTTGTTTCATGTCATGACTTTATAGCCGGGGCAGCGTCGCCAAGGTCCATTCCTATATATCACACTGGCCCAAGACAGGGAGGGGCAAATACCGTTGACCATACCCGGAATGTGAGGGGCCGCCATCGCAGCAAATTCTCCGTTACGTGGTTTGAAGTATGAAAGACAGCAGGAGAAACAGGGGAGCACTGTTCGCCATTAAATATCCTGCAGTTGAGGCTAAATCCCCATGTATGCAGTGTAACTCTGATACTAGATTATGAGGCTATATCCTGA carries:
- a CDS encoding mannoprotein; the protein is MLFSRVTPVALLVALATSALGEVNTKQAIEGMNTLQKRVSKARESIEGWDGGLLGVIPIASKMQGVKSSTADTRRTIEQSDAFGDEDQDEVLAAYQQLQPEIVGALNAAEQKAPAFKDAGVAFVARAMMDDLKSEKEKFKTTMQEKVPAERYRSTEPKVAEVNAAFDSAHKALSA